Proteins encoded by one window of Salvia splendens isolate huo1 chromosome 7, SspV2, whole genome shotgun sequence:
- the LOC121741697 gene encoding zinc finger protein AZF2-like, translating into MDNAAPLRWIKKSGRSKRPRPHWSDDEYDAALSLLLLSESGGGFCNSTTAEPKISPPKPNQETPPSAATRSPLIIKIKRKETASPDTLLRPPPAYACSMVHECLVCHEAFDSGQALGGHKRKKHFDKSKLARKGGGSASGSGRAALTTEAPPPDARRMLMFDLKLPPPPE; encoded by the exons ATGGACAACGCTGCTCCTCTCCGTTGGATCAAGAAATCGGGCCGCTCCAAGCGACCACGGCCCCACTGGAGCGACGATGAATACGACGCCGCATTGTCCCTTCTCCTCCTCTCCGAGTCCGGCGGCGGTTTCTGCAATTCCACCACCGCTGAACCAAAAATCTCCCCTCCCAAGCCAAATCAAGAAACCCCTCCCTCCGCCGCGACTCGCTCCCCTTTGATCATCAAAATCAAAAGGAAAGAAACAGCCTCCCCCGACACGCTGCTGCGGCCGCCTCCGGCCTACGCGTGCTCGAT GGTTCATGAGTGCTTGGTCTGCCATGAGGCGTTCGACTCCGGCCAGGCGTTGGGCGGACACAAGAGAAAGAAGCACTTTGATAAATCCAAACTCGCCAGAAAAGGCGGTGGCTCGGCTTCTGGCAGCGGGAGAGCAGCTCTGACGACGGAAGCGCCTCCTCCAGATGCTAGACGGATGTTGATGTTCGACTTGAAGCTGCCGCCGCCCCCGGAGTAG
- the LOC121741699 gene encoding uncharacterized protein LOC121741699: protein MENTAPLDDDEYDAASSLLLLSESNGGFCNPTISTHEEASTIKIETQKRASPGTPLALDDHTTADKGKAAAVAVDTEDLQCSICHETFATWQALRNHFDQSKLAGKPSTSANGGASTCDVDLNLPPPE, encoded by the coding sequence ATGGAAAACACTGCTCCTCTCGATGACGACGAATACGACGCCGCATCGTCCCTACTCCTCCTCTCCGAGTCCAACGGTGGTTTCTGTAATCCAACAATCTCTACACATGAAGAAGCCTCGACCATCAAAATCGAAACACAAAAAAGAGCCTCTCCCGGTACGCCGTTGGCGCTGGACGACCACACGACGGCCGACAAGGGAAAGGCGGCCGCCGTCGCCGTTGATACAGAGGATCTCCAGTGCTCCATCTGCCATGAGACGTTCGCCACCTGGCAGGCATTGCGGAACCACTTCGATCAATCCAAACTCGCCGGAAAACCCTCAACTTCTGCCAACGGAGGCGCCTCCACCTGCGACGTCGACTTGAACCTGCCCCCTCCGGAATAG